The Crocinitomicaceae bacterium genome includes a region encoding these proteins:
- a CDS encoding ATP-binding cassette domain-containing protein, with product MSERILKALMQLFAIIARVDEEIDSTKPITSGAGRTIVEAFLRQELGSAAVEEYLNLFDEFLISHQGASSKKDGQRKKTSVHSVKVLRICTQINEELAQRQKIIVLVRILEFINANEVVADQELEFAQTVADTFNVEMDEYNRIRAFVEAPLTRREDDSNWLYVTSGKSEGFQHAKHIYSEGIEGEIRVLKIASVNFYFFKYLGNSDLSLNGQPLMPGRHIILNQGSSIRSSRVQPIYYSDIIARFLSDEAKTKIVFKADNIEYQFKGGKIGLHKFNFAEESGSLLGIMGGSGAGKSTLLNILNGNYPPTSGKVTINGVDIHRSKNQIEGVIGYVSQDDLLIEELTVFQNLFYNAKLCFGGLSDKQIAKKVLRTLSALGLYETKDLKVGSPLEKTISGGQRKRLNIGLELIREPSVMFVDEPTSGLSSRDSENIMDLLKELALKGKLIFVVIHQPSSDIFKMFDKLLILDQGGFPIYNGNPVDAIMYFKKRINHVKSDESECHTCGNVNPEQIFNIIESKVVDEYGNQTQHRKIAPKEWNNHYLELLEKPTTAVVDVHEVPESTFKKPGFFKQLGIFFIRDVLSKLTNRQYILINMLEAPALAFILAFFVKFYNLESGTEYVFSENQNIPQFLFISVIVALFIGLTVAAEEIIKDQKILKRESFLNLSKGSYLMSKISIMFVISAIQMLTFVLIGNWILEIQGMWLEYWVILFSLSCFANLLGLNISASFNSVKVIYILIPILIIPQLLFSGVIVKFDKLNPLFGNESGVPLIGNVMASRWAYEAMAVTQFKENAYSEIFYKYEKKKSFGTWKKDYWLQELITNLDYLKTNHDATDSASVEHCINYYEVLANEIEREENFIKNEDVKCVNCVVEFRNKQYSDTLYDKTRAYFDILKGHYKALADSNRVKIDRKTREIIETQGEEAYHKLRDENVNEALVDFATNKTDLAKLVESEGYLVQKSDPIYLDPYDKGFFEAQFYAPQKRLFGMYIGTFAANVMVIWLMTLLLTITLYFDLLKKFLDGMEKFFGRIKFRKKAAA from the coding sequence ATGAGTGAACGGATACTAAAAGCCCTGATGCAACTCTTTGCAATTATCGCGAGAGTTGATGAAGAAATTGACAGCACCAAACCTATTACCTCAGGTGCAGGTCGCACCATTGTTGAAGCATTTTTAAGACAAGAGTTGGGTTCTGCTGCGGTTGAAGAATATTTGAATTTGTTTGATGAATTCCTGATTTCTCATCAAGGTGCATCAAGTAAAAAAGATGGTCAGCGCAAAAAAACATCGGTACACTCTGTAAAAGTGTTGCGCATTTGTACGCAAATTAATGAAGAACTTGCACAAAGACAAAAAATCATTGTACTTGTCAGAATACTTGAATTTATCAATGCCAACGAAGTTGTAGCTGATCAAGAACTTGAATTTGCACAAACGGTAGCTGATACATTTAATGTTGAAATGGATGAGTACAATCGTATTCGTGCATTTGTTGAGGCTCCGCTTACAAGACGTGAAGATGATTCAAACTGGCTTTATGTTACCAGCGGAAAATCTGAAGGATTTCAACATGCAAAACATATCTACTCTGAGGGTATTGAAGGAGAAATTCGAGTACTGAAAATTGCCAGTGTAAATTTTTATTTCTTTAAATACCTTGGTAACTCTGACTTGAGCCTTAATGGTCAGCCGTTAATGCCGGGCAGACACATCATTTTGAATCAAGGTAGCTCTATCAGATCATCCAGAGTTCAGCCAATTTATTATAGTGACATCATTGCTCGTTTCTTGAGTGATGAAGCCAAAACAAAAATTGTTTTCAAGGCAGACAATATTGAGTACCAGTTCAAAGGAGGAAAAATTGGATTGCACAAATTTAATTTTGCTGAAGAGTCAGGTTCACTTCTCGGAATCATGGGTGGTTCAGGTGCAGGTAAATCTACTTTGCTCAATATTTTGAATGGTAATTATCCGCCAACATCAGGTAAGGTAACTATCAATGGAGTAGATATACATCGCAGTAAAAATCAGATTGAAGGGGTTATTGGATATGTATCTCAAGATGATTTGCTGATTGAAGAATTAACCGTTTTTCAAAATCTTTTTTACAATGCCAAATTATGTTTCGGCGGATTGAGTGATAAACAAATTGCAAAAAAAGTATTACGCACCCTTTCAGCACTTGGTTTATATGAGACCAAAGATCTGAAGGTTGGAAGTCCGCTTGAAAAAACCATTTCAGGTGGTCAGCGCAAGCGTTTGAATATTGGTTTAGAATTGATCAGAGAACCATCTGTTATGTTTGTTGATGAACCTACATCAGGGCTTTCATCACGTGACTCTGAAAATATCATGGACTTGCTGAAAGAGCTTGCTTTAAAAGGCAAACTCATCTTTGTTGTAATTCACCAACCATCGTCAGATATTTTCAAAATGTTTGACAAATTGTTGATTCTTGACCAAGGAGGATTTCCAATTTATAACGGAAACCCGGTTGACGCTATCATGTATTTCAAAAAACGCATCAATCACGTAAAAAGTGATGAGAGCGAATGTCATACTTGTGGTAACGTAAATCCTGAGCAAATTTTTAACATCATTGAATCTAAGGTGGTAGATGAGTACGGTAATCAAACTCAGCATCGCAAAATAGCACCAAAGGAATGGAACAATCACTATCTTGAATTATTAGAAAAACCGACCACCGCGGTGGTAGATGTGCATGAAGTTCCTGAAAGCACATTTAAAAAACCGGGCTTTTTCAAACAGCTTGGTATTTTCTTCATTCGTGATGTATTATCTAAATTGACCAACCGTCAATACATACTCATCAACATGTTGGAGGCGCCTGCACTGGCTTTCATTTTGGCATTCTTTGTTAAATTTTATAATCTTGAATCAGGCACTGAGTATGTTTTCAGTGAGAACCAAAACATTCCACAATTCCTGTTTATTTCTGTAATTGTTGCCTTGTTTATTGGACTAACTGTTGCGGCAGAAGAGATTATTAAAGATCAGAAAATCTTGAAACGTGAGTCATTCCTGAATCTGAGTAAGGGATCTTATCTCATGTCTAAAATTTCCATCATGTTTGTTATCTCGGCTATTCAGATGCTGACCTTTGTACTGATTGGAAACTGGATACTTGAAATTCAGGGCATGTGGCTAGAATACTGGGTGATCTTGTTCTCTTTATCATGTTTTGCAAATCTGTTGGGCTTGAATATTTCTGCAAGTTTCAATTCAGTGAAAGTTATTTACATTCTCATTCCTATTCTTATCATTCCTCAACTTTTATTTAGCGGTGTCATTGTAAAATTTGATAAACTGAATCCATTATTTGGTAATGAAAGTGGGGTGCCGCTGATTGGTAACGTGATGGCGTCACGATGGGCTTATGAAGCCATGGCTGTTACTCAATTTAAAGAGAACGCATACAGTGAAATTTTTTATAAATACGAAAAGAAAAAAAGTTTTGGTACCTGGAAAAAAGATTACTGGCTACAGGAATTAATTACCAATCTTGATTATCTGAAAACTAATCATGATGCCACTGATTCAGCATCAGTTGAACATTGTATCAACTATTATGAAGTTTTGGCCAATGAAATAGAACGAGAAGAAAATTTCATCAAAAATGAAGATGTCAAATGTGTTAACTGTGTAGTTGAATTCAGAAATAAACAATATTCAGATACATTGTATGACAAAACTCGCGCATATTTTGATATCTTGAAAGGACACTACAAAGCACTGGCTGATTCAAACCGAGTGAAAATTGACAGAAAAACACGAGAAATAATTGAAACGCAGGGAGAAGAAGCGTATCACAAACTGCGTGATGAAAACGTGAACGAAGCCCTTGTTGATTTTGCTACCAACAAAACAGACTTGGCAAAATTAGTGGAGTCAGAAGGTTATTTGGTACAAAAGTCTGATCCAATCTATTTAGATCCATACGACAAAGGATTTTTTGAAGCACAATTCTATGCTCCGCAAAAGCGCTTATTTGGTATGTATATTGGAACATTTGCTGCCAACGTTATGGTGATTTGGTTAATGACCTTATTGCTCACTATAACCTTGTATTTTGACCTGCTCAAGAAGTTTCTTGATGGCATGGAGAAATTTTTCGGTCGCATAAAATTCAGAAAGAAAGCAGCCGCATAG
- a CDS encoding acyl-CoA thioesterase, with amino-acid sequence MEKLAIKLCMTKDIGVHGNLFGGHMLAWLDEAAATWACSVCKNPNMVTVKIDEMIFQRPVKNGQQVNIYGEVKGIGNSSIIVYVEARHVNFYTGEEKIVSSTYFTFVRIDDAGSAIPIEESIRKQYHHLPKV; translated from the coding sequence ATGGAAAAACTGGCAATCAAATTATGTATGACCAAAGATATTGGTGTGCATGGCAATTTATTTGGCGGACACATGCTAGCTTGGTTAGACGAAGCTGCAGCAACATGGGCTTGTAGCGTGTGTAAAAACCCCAATATGGTTACCGTAAAAATTGATGAAATGATTTTTCAACGACCTGTAAAAAACGGACAACAAGTCAATATTTATGGTGAGGTGAAAGGTATTGGCAATTCTTCCATTATCGTTTATGTTGAAGCGCGTCATGTGAATTTTTATACCGGCGAAGAGAAAATTGTAAGTTCAACCTACTTTACGTTTGTGCGTATAGACGACGCCGGATCTGCCATTCCGATTGAAGAAAGTATTCGTAAACAATATCATCATTTACCAAAAGTCTGA
- a CDS encoding DUF4159 domain-containing protein: MSYHIIKKSVLVLTLLAGFWITLAAQESSSLQIALLKYNGGGDWYANPTSLPNLVKFCNANLGTNISEKVETVSADDHAIFNYPFIHMTGHGNVVFSAEEVENLRNYMIGGGFLHVDDNYGMDQFIRPELLKIFPETELVELPHTHPIFHQKYDFPNGLPKIHEHDGKRSQAFGIIYEGRLVCLYTYECDLGDGWEDAEVHGDSPEKRQEALKMGANIIQYVFTAVH, translated from the coding sequence ATGTCATACCATATTATTAAAAAATCAGTACTCGTTTTAACCTTACTTGCAGGTTTCTGGATTACTCTTGCTGCCCAAGAAAGTTCGTCACTGCAAATAGCCCTGTTGAAATACAATGGCGGTGGTGATTGGTATGCTAATCCCACTTCATTGCCTAATCTTGTTAAGTTTTGTAATGCAAATTTGGGAACTAATATTTCAGAAAAGGTTGAAACTGTTTCTGCCGATGATCATGCCATTTTTAATTATCCCTTCATTCACATGACAGGTCACGGCAACGTAGTTTTCTCAGCAGAAGAAGTTGAAAATTTACGTAACTACATGATTGGTGGCGGATTTTTACATGTTGATGATAATTATGGAATGGATCAATTCATCAGACCTGAACTATTGAAAATTTTTCCGGAAACTGAGTTGGTTGAACTGCCACACACCCACCCCATTTTTCATCAGAAATATGATTTTCCAAACGGTTTGCCAAAAATTCATGAACATGATGGTAAAAGGAGTCAAGCATTCGGCATCATATATGAAGGCAGACTAGTTTGTTTATACACTTATGAATGCGATTTGGGAGATGGTTGGGAAGATGCAGAAGTGCACGGAGACAGCCCTGAAAAAAGACAAGAAGCATTAAAGATGGGTGCCAATATTATTCAGTATGTTTTTACGGCTGTGCATTAA
- a CDS encoding glycosyltransferase family 9 protein → MKRILIIQTAFIGDVILATALIESVRACLPDVKIDFVLRKGNESLLANNPHLDKIIIWDKQRGKYKSLIHTIREIRQQRYDLVINLQRYASSGFMVLRSRANQKIGYSNNPLSFCFSKKIKHDLHSGIHEIERNLNLAKLSLPELTLHKPKLFPSPDDALSAAPFLQDKPYVVMAPSSVWFTKQLPVSKWVELIQKQSEPRQILLVGAPGDCQLIDEIIKKSNRQKVINLAGKLSLNATALLMQGAEMNYVNDSAPLHLTSAMNAPVTAFFCSTVPSFGFGPLADSSLIVEVDTPLDCRPCGVHGYRACPKGHFACGNQIVINP, encoded by the coding sequence CTGAAACGCATTCTCATCATACAAACTGCATTTATTGGGGATGTCATTCTGGCAACAGCCTTAATTGAGTCAGTGCGCGCATGTTTACCTGATGTTAAAATTGATTTTGTATTGAGAAAAGGGAATGAGTCTTTGCTTGCCAATAATCCTCATCTTGATAAAATCATTATTTGGGATAAGCAGCGAGGCAAATACAAAAGCCTTATTCATACCATAAGAGAAATTAGACAGCAACGTTATGACCTAGTGATAAATTTGCAGCGTTACGCTTCATCAGGCTTTATGGTGTTGCGCAGTAGGGCGAATCAAAAGATTGGATATAGCAATAATCCGTTGAGTTTTTGTTTTTCAAAAAAAATAAAACATGATTTGCATTCAGGCATTCATGAAATTGAACGCAATTTAAATTTAGCTAAATTGAGTTTGCCTGAGCTCACTTTACATAAACCAAAATTATTTCCAAGTCCTGACGATGCATTATCAGCAGCACCATTTTTGCAAGACAAACCCTATGTGGTTATGGCGCCGTCATCAGTATGGTTTACAAAACAATTGCCCGTGAGCAAATGGGTTGAATTGATTCAGAAACAATCTGAACCAAGACAAATATTGTTAGTTGGGGCGCCCGGTGATTGTCAGCTTATAGATGAAATTATTAAAAAATCAAACCGGCAAAAAGTAATCAACCTTGCCGGGAAATTATCACTCAATGCCACGGCATTATTAATGCAAGGTGCAGAAATGAATTACGTAAATGACTCTGCCCCGCTGCATTTAACCAGTGCAATGAATGCGCCTGTAACGGCATTTTTTTGTTCAACGGTTCCCTCTTTTGGGTTTGGTCCGCTGGCTGATAGTTCATTGATTGTTGAGGTTGATACACCACTTGATTGCCGACCTTGTGGGGTGCATGGTTACAGGGCTTGCCCTAAAGGTCACTTTGCCTGTGGTAACCAAATCGTTATAAACCCGTAG
- the hemB gene encoding porphobilinogen synthase: MLERPRRNRKTATIRAMVEETVIRPSNLIYPLFLVEGKVKPEPIKSLPGISRLCLDDVCKEVEVCLALGIRSFVLFPAVSDKLKDKKATYSYAAKNFYLKAIRTLKERFPDACLMSDVAMDPYSSDGHDGYVSNGEIVNDITLPILAKMAVAQADAGIDIVGPSDMMDGRVRFIREALDKAGHTNVSIMSYTAKYASAYYGPFRDALDSAPKSGDKKTYQMNPANKMEALREAMLDTEEGADFLMVKPALCYLDIIHLLKENSTLPIAAYNVSGEYAMLKAACANGWLNYESAMFEQLLSIRRAGADIILSYFAKDFGKLYKKLAY; this comes from the coding sequence ATGTTAGAACGTCCAAGACGCAATAGAAAAACGGCTACCATCCGCGCCATGGTTGAAGAAACGGTGATACGTCCGTCTAATTTAATATATCCTTTATTTCTTGTTGAAGGTAAGGTGAAGCCTGAACCAATCAAATCATTGCCCGGTATAAGCAGACTGTGTTTAGATGATGTTTGTAAAGAAGTTGAAGTTTGTTTGGCCTTGGGTATTCGTTCATTTGTTCTGTTTCCTGCAGTATCAGATAAATTAAAAGATAAAAAAGCAACGTACAGTTATGCTGCAAAAAACTTTTATCTCAAAGCTATCAGAACATTAAAAGAGCGTTTTCCGGACGCTTGCCTGATGAGTGATGTCGCTATGGACCCGTACAGTTCAGATGGTCATGATGGCTATGTATCAAATGGAGAAATTGTGAATGATATCACTTTGCCAATCCTTGCCAAAATGGCTGTTGCGCAGGCTGATGCAGGTATTGATATTGTTGGTCCTTCAGATATGATGGACGGCAGGGTACGCTTTATACGTGAAGCGCTTGACAAAGCCGGACATACAAATGTTTCAATCATGTCTTACACTGCCAAATATGCCAGTGCATACTATGGTCCTTTTCGTGACGCATTAGATTCTGCGCCAAAGTCAGGTGATAAAAAAACATATCAAATGAATCCGGCAAATAAAATGGAAGCCCTGCGTGAAGCTATGTTAGATACTGAAGAGGGAGCTGATTTTCTCATGGTGAAACCAGCATTATGTTATCTTGATATCATTCATTTGCTGAAAGAAAATTCAACTTTGCCAATTGCAGCTTACAACGTAAGTGGTGAATACGCTATGCTGAAAGCCGCCTGTGCTAATGGCTGGCTGAATTATGAATCTGCTATGTTTGAACAATTACTCAGTATTCGCCGGGCAGGTGCTGATATTATTCTTTCATATTTTGCAAAGGATTTTGGAAAACTTTACAAAAAATTGGCTTACTAG
- a CDS encoding glycosyltransferase family 4 protein, giving the protein MNSAKIVFLYTEIAGYFLACAKSLSQSADVLVVRWPVNKEAPFQFDNTGLTLLNRHDFNEQQLIKKIHEFNPDLIVCSGWMDKGYLAVAKSFRKKIPIVLSLDNHWNGTLKQHIACMISPFYLKRIFTHAWVPGKPQAVYAAKLGFGKNILLNYYCADINLFNEIFDKTFETKRKNFPHKFLYVARYVEHKGIFELWQAFAELVLETNSDWELLCIGTGDQWENRMMHERIKHIGFVQPAELEKYITQSGVYILPSKFEPWGVTVQEFAVAGFPLLLSTAVGARTKYLEKNGFEFEPGNKEQLKNAMKKIISSSDADLIQMAEESHALGMSVTPALWANQVLTLIQK; this is encoded by the coding sequence ATGAACTCTGCAAAAATAGTTTTTTTATACACTGAAATTGCCGGATATTTTTTAGCCTGCGCAAAATCTTTGAGTCAATCAGCTGATGTTTTAGTTGTGCGCTGGCCTGTAAATAAAGAGGCTCCGTTTCAATTTGACAATACCGGATTAACACTGCTTAACAGACATGATTTCAATGAGCAGCAACTCATAAAAAAAATACATGAATTTAATCCTGATCTCATTGTTTGTTCAGGGTGGATGGATAAAGGGTATCTTGCCGTTGCAAAATCATTCAGAAAAAAAATACCCATTGTATTGAGTTTGGATAATCATTGGAATGGTACTTTGAAACAGCATATTGCTTGCATGATATCACCTTTTTATTTGAAAAGAATTTTCACGCATGCCTGGGTACCCGGTAAACCTCAGGCGGTATATGCAGCTAAGCTTGGTTTTGGCAAAAATATTCTGCTCAATTATTATTGTGCTGATATAAATCTCTTCAATGAGATATTTGACAAAACATTTGAGACAAAGCGAAAAAACTTCCCGCATAAATTTTTATACGTTGCGCGATACGTTGAACACAAGGGCATTTTTGAGTTATGGCAGGCATTCGCAGAATTGGTGCTGGAAACAAATAGTGACTGGGAGTTGTTGTGTATAGGAACTGGAGATCAGTGGGAAAATAGAATGATGCATGAGCGCATAAAGCATATTGGTTTTGTTCAACCGGCAGAGTTAGAAAAATATATTACTCAAAGTGGAGTTTATATTCTGCCAAGCAAATTTGAACCTTGGGGCGTAACTGTGCAAGAGTTTGCAGTTGCAGGCTTTCCATTGTTGCTGAGCACGGCAGTTGGAGCCCGTACAAAGTATCTTGAAAAAAATGGCTTTGAGTTTGAACCCGGCAATAAAGAGCAATTGAAAAACGCCATGAAAAAAATAATCTCAAGTTCAGATGCAGATTTAATTCAAATGGCTGAAGAAAGTCATGCACTAGGAATGAGCGTAACGCCTGCATTATGGGCAAATCAAGTACTAACCCTCATACAAAAATAA
- a CDS encoding 16S rRNA (uracil(1498)-N(3))-methyltransferase, producing the protein MNQPRHRFFCIHPEQGKLDEDEAVHAMKVLRLTTGNHIEIIDGKGNAYHCTITEISKNHVGFTIDKKTSIKTAEYTISIAIAPTKNIDRFEFFIEKTTELGIAQIIPIICQNSERREVKTEKLNKQIIAAVKQSGNLFKPEITEATPIKKLISDSGFSDYQKFIAHCRTDEEKNHLLKQVIPGKKVLILIGPEGDFTTDEIALAQQNGFCPVSLGESRLRTETAGIVACHTILLKNQYSF; encoded by the coding sequence ATGAATCAACCCAGACATCGTTTTTTTTGCATTCATCCTGAACAGGGCAAGCTTGATGAAGATGAAGCTGTGCATGCGATGAAGGTACTAAGACTCACAACCGGAAATCACATTGAAATTATTGACGGAAAAGGAAATGCATATCACTGTACCATCACAGAAATTTCAAAAAATCATGTTGGCTTTACCATTGACAAAAAAACAAGTATAAAAACAGCTGAATACACCATCTCCATTGCCATTGCCCCAACTAAGAACATTGATCGGTTTGAATTTTTTATTGAGAAGACTACTGAACTTGGCATTGCGCAAATCATTCCAATCATCTGTCAAAATTCAGAAAGACGAGAAGTGAAAACAGAGAAGCTGAACAAACAAATCATTGCAGCAGTCAAGCAATCAGGAAATCTTTTTAAACCTGAAATCACAGAAGCAACACCCATAAAAAAATTGATTTCTGATTCCGGCTTTAGTGACTATCAGAAATTTATTGCCCATTGCAGAACAGACGAAGAAAAAAATCATCTGCTCAAACAGGTGATACCCGGCAAAAAAGTACTAATTTTGATTGGACCAGAAGGAGATTTCACAACGGATGAAATTGCCCTTGCACAACAAAACGGATTCTGTCCGGTTAGTTTGGGTGAATCAAGATTACGAACTGAAACAGCAGGAATAGTAGCATGTCATACCATATTATTAAAAAATCAGTACTCGTTTTAA